Genomic window (Dasypus novemcinctus isolate mDasNov1 chromosome 10, mDasNov1.1.hap2, whole genome shotgun sequence):
TAGAGAGGTATAAAGAAATGCCATTTGAAATGGACACAGACCTATCTCCCTCTCTGGAAAGCAAAGCATGGGGACGAGAAAAGCAGGATTCTGGATGAACTGAGACGGGGAGGGGAGTGAGATTTAAGAAGCCAGGACCCCTCCACCCCTCCAAACACAGTTATACATACCAATAGATGCTACAAAATTCTCTTCCTTTAAGCTCCTGGTGTCTAGTTCCTTAGGACCCTTTCCTGCAGTACTTGGTGCCCAAGGTCCCAGCTGGGGAACTCTCAGCTGTGCCATAGTCTTTGGGTCTCCCCTGGCAGTCAGGCCAGGATCCTTGCCAACTGGTGTACTGACACTCTCTGTTGGACTTCTTTTCCGCTTGTCTGGTTCTGGGAAAAGATCAATATAAAAAGTAGTCAAATGAGGTTAGTAGGTGGGAAGCAAGGTATGGAGAAGCAAGGATACAGGAGGGTGTGGAATGGAAGAAGTGCAAGGAAAGCCGGCCTCTTATTTGTATGATGGAGAAATATCTGCTATATATAAACACGCACTAGAAAATAAAATCCCAAAGCCTGATGGGAAGCAGCTTGTTGGGAAATCAGTCATAGGGATAAGTAAGCTCCCTTTGGGAGACACGAGGCCCACCTGGCACAATCCCTACCTTTACTGTAGTAGTGGGTCTGAGCGATCTCCAGAAGCCCAAAGATGCTGGCCATGCCGCCCAGACCTGCATGGGCATAGGACTGCTCCAGACTGAGGACTGTACACTTGAGCAGGTCTAACATCCCCTTGTACACCTTTCGGCTGATCTCCTGCAACAATAACCCAGGGGCTAGAGTCGGCAAAATTGCCTTTGGTGCCCATGTCCCACCTGCCAGTTGATTCCAACTCCCAACTCCACACACTGACCACATCTGGGATGATGTCCTGCCGGGAATCCTCCTCTGACTGTACTGTGCGGTTCAGCTTGCTCAGGACAAAGACCCGCAGCTGCTCACTCTCCAGCAGCCGCCGTACCTTCTTCATGTTGAGCCAGCCAACACCCTGGCCATCCAGCACACTGTGCACCACCTCCTTCAGGAACTGCTGGTTCTCACTAGGAGGGTCACATACCACCTCTGTGGTCATCAGCTCCTTTGCAGAGCATTCCCCCTGTCACCACACTAGATATTGCCTCCAGGGCCAAAACACAAAGTCAAGTCTCTAAATGGCCAATTCTAGCACATACCCCACCTCTCCAGATAACCTGGGGTGCCTGAGTACCCACCACAGCTGTTTCACTGTCAACACTGTAAGCTATTATGCTTGCCTGGGATTGAATCAGAATGGGAAGTGCTGGCAGGAAATTCATTTCATCTCTACCCTACTGAGAGCTTTTCTCCCACTCTCGAGTATCCCTAAAGTTTTGTCTAGGAACCACTACCTCTACCCAAGAACTTTGAAATGTGTTCTGCCATTTTTATTACCTAGAATTGCTGGATCGGCCCTGGGGTGATGGaggctctcttttcactgtcGGGCTGTGCTTAATGACAGATGACTTCTGATCCACTAAGGCCCTCCTGTTCCCTATAAGCCgggaagacaggaaagagagataTCACTATCGTAGCTTGGACGCTGGCGTGAGCACAGCCCTGGGCGGCCACGttccacacccactcccctgccGGGCTGGGTGAAGGTGGCACCAGGGCATCACACACAGGTAAAAACCAGCCATGGCAATGTggaggaggtggggatggagacTCAGGCCACTCCACATGCACCAGCAGCAGGCCCCATGGGCAAGCATGGGTGTCACGGGGGACGGGGCAAGGCAGGTCACTCATATGATGCCGCTTGCTCCATGAGGAGGATGGCCCTCAGGCAGGCACGGAAGATGCTAGGAAAAGAGAGGTCATGCACAGCTCACAGGCGAGACCCACCTTCGCCACTCCCGGGGCCGGCGTCAGTAACAATCTCCATTAGAGTATTTAGCCCAAATACTGGGACACAAAATACACAATTAGTAGGTGCACCACAATACCCCAATCCCTGTACCCCTCAATGGAGTTGTAAGTTAGATCATCTGAGCGTAATCACAAAGCTTGAAGAGTGCGTATAACCTGGGTTCTTGGGCACCTCGGAGCTGGAAGCCTGATCCAGGTGATCAGGAATCAAACAAGGCTCTAGGAAAGGCCACCCCTTAAGACCATGGCCTCACAAAACCTGTACGGACAGGGCAAATGACACGAGGAGCCTTTGCGTACTACACAGGCACATGCATGAAGGAGGGACCACTAGGTTTTCATTAAACATCCAGCATGGGGGTCCAGAGGGCTTGCAGGTATGCACAGGGAAGGGCCCTATCTGGCAGGCCCCAtcgtggagtggggtggggttgtGGGGGTACGAGATGGGAGGTGGATGGGAGGTATAAGCGCATCAAATGAGGTGAAGCTTTGGCATGCAATGAAAGAGTTATCAATTGCTCTCCTCTTCAAATGCATCAAAGGGAAAGCCAGGGGCACTAACACCTTTCCTTCCCTAACCCACCAGTCCTGTGTGGGCTCACTGGAGCAGGGCTACTTAAGTTCCTACATCACTAATGAGGAAGTCCTTTTgctcattgattttatttttccatccccAAGAAGGAACATTCCTTCAACTCCTGGCATTTTTATTCACTGGGGATGAGGGGTTACTTAAAGAAAACGTGGTGTTGCTTCTCACTGTACTTCCTACCATAATGAAATATCAGCATAAGATccagaaaaagtaaacaaaagtcAGATTAAATTCAGAAGAGTCCCTCAAACTGCGAGTGATTGCAAAGGAAATTCATGTAAAATCTTAACTGTCTTAGAAGTCAACCAACACTCCCTGGCTGGCCATAGGCCCTAGGTTGGCATGTGGCCAAAGTAAGAGGTTTCGTGACTCTGAGGACACTGCCAGACTCTCCACCACCATCCCCTGGTAGGCCAGCTCCTCAGGATGGGGTTCATTCTGAAGTTCAGGCAGTAGGGACCAGGCAGATGACTAGTGGTACCTGGTGATCCCTGTTAATCACGTACCTCTGACAAAAGTTCCCCCAGAAGCAGCACTCATCCCACAGATGTCAGTGTCCTAGATGACATAACAGGGCCTTTTTTAGCTACAAAGGTAGTTCCCATCTGAcaaacatcagaaaccatgatgTGCAGTGAAAGCCATGAGAAGCCATAAAGGGAAACAGCCAGGTCAGATGAGTCATCATACACGGGGCTCCTGACAAGCACCATTGGCTAAAATAACTCCCAGAGAATCCTGGTTTGGCAAAAGGGGAGCTGCAGTTACCTTTCAGACTAGGGAAGGGCGTGGTCTTCTCTCGGGCACCTTTGGTGGGCAGCGTGAGGTTGGAAAGACTGAAGCTTGTACTATGGTTCCGATATAGGCTGCCTATCAATGGGAAGGCGTGAGAGCCATGAGTTAGGGGGATAAAACGATCAGGGCATTGCACTTCAATGACTttatcatcttcacctccctcctCTGCAAACGTAATCTCAGTGCCTCTTTCATGGAAAGGATCAAGTCTAACTTAAGGAGCCACTGCCAGGATTGCTCACAACCCAGTAACAATTCTAATTACCACCCATAATAATGGCCGAGTCCCTCATGCCCTGCTTATATAGCCTGAAAGCCAGGAGTCACTGTGCCTCAGAGCTGAAGTTGGTGTGGTCTCTGGCTTCTGAAAACACTAGCAATCCCAATTATCCCCTGGGTTGGCTCTCTGTAATCCCTAGTCTGTTGACATCTGTACCAATACCATCCCTCAAAACTGGAAATATTCTCTTATGTAAAAAAGTCAATCTCATATAGATTTCAAAGCATGTTATGAAAAAGCCCCTCATCATGTAGAAAAGATTTTCGATAAACACCCAAACCAAATGTGACCAAAATATTTCCACAAAATTTATGTACAAACGTATGATTTTGAATACAATGCATATTTTTCAGTTGACCATTCAGCTGCCTTACCAGAAACAGACTGAAGCCTCCAGCTGTAAAGGTAATGACGAGCTGTCCTTGTCCTTTATTGACCTCACCTGTAAGTACCTTATTTGTATCATCCAAATGATCTGAATCAGGGCTTGGTAATGCCAACTCAGCCCTAATTCTAAAGTCctaagcaccatttgctgaagccAGGCCCTACTGCTGAGAAAATGGACCAGAAGAATGAGTGAGCTTAAGGCACTTACTGGCGAAAGACATGATGCCCCCGAAGCCCTCGGTGCTGTTGTTGGAGACGGTGGAGGTGGGAGAACTTGCTCTTGAGTCTGACTCTGCATCTGAGTCACTTGCCAGTTTCAAGCTGTTGGGCCGCAGCAGCTTTTGAGCCCTTGGAATGCACAGTGGCACCTATGAGCCCCAGGCTGGGGTACCTAATCCTGGGAGTGTGGGCCTTAAGCTACACTGCAGTCACCTCTCCCTTCCCTAGATCAGAGTACCACCCTCTGGGGATGGCAGGACCACGAGAGCATTCAGACTTCTCAGGCTCTCTGATTAACCCTCACCCAGGGTCCACTTTAGTGAGGTCCTTCAGTCTACCACCTAGAAGGGATCCCCAGGCTCTCACCGATTGCCATTGACATGTTGGCTGAATCGGGGAGTGTAACTTTCCCCCTGCTCCTCATCATCTTCCTCAGGGGGAAAGCCATATTGGGGCTCGAAGTATGGATTGTCATAGGTTGGCCGGCGCACTGACCCCTCTCCAATTTCTGTCTGATGCTTGTCCACGTTCGACTTGCCAATGCTGGGAGGCACGGTAGGGAGGGGCTTGGAGACACCTACTGCTGTCTTATCATCCATCTCTGCCGAGTCAGCAGGTTCCTAAGGGCCATATTAAATAAAAAGTAGTCACCTGGTGTCCAGCGATGCCTTCCTATGTTCTCAGTTTGGCTGGGCCAGGCCCAGCCTGTCAGATTCTCAGCCCaaggaatgcatgggaaaaaaaatctctgtgACACCCCTGTTCTCTGTCATCATAAACTCTATAAGGGGGATCTTAGCTACACCCTGAACAAAGCCCAGTAACCTCCTACTGGAATCAAAACTGTTTCCGATAGGCTCTAAGCTATAGGATCTAAGGGAAAAGATAGGAAGGCTGTGAGAAAAAAGGCAAATTAATGGTTACAACGTGGCTTTCCTAATGGAGATGAGGCCCACATCCCAAGCAGCTCTCACTTGTCCACCCCTCCAAAGTCTCACGTACAGAGTTGGCTCCGTGGATGACAGTGCTGGGGCTACTGCTGGCGGTGGTGCTGGAGCTAGAGCGCAGTGGGGGGTTTTCCTGGGTGTTCTCGCCATCTGGACCAGGCTCTTCTGCTTCCTTCTGGTTCTGCAGCTCATCAATCTCTACCTCACTGGCATCCCCCAGTGCCGCATGTGTCAGAGGATCCATATCTGTCAAAGCCCAAGGATGGCAGGTATATATACCACCCCAGAACCCCTGAGCTGGCCAATTCCACAACCCCCTCCAGGACACTTACTAGGAGTATCACCATTGATATCGCATTTCATCATCTCGCTGACAAAGTCACCAAGGGATGAGTAGGAAGAACTTGAGTCATCGTAATCCATACTATCACTACCACTGCAGAATGAAGaacagaaaaaacagaaagaaggggCAAAGAAAAGAATCATCAGACTGctttaagggaaagaaaaaggtgAGCACCCCTATCTCAAGaccaaggaacaaaataaaataaggaagccAAGAAAAAACTATCAGCCAAAATATAACCCAAGGCTTCAAAGACTGATCAAAACCTTCCGAGATTTTGCCCCATTGTGCTAAAGAAGCGCTGGTGAGAGCTTCCTGGCCTTAAAGAAGTGTTCTGCTGTCATAAGAGACTGCTCACCTGTCATCAGTTGGGTCAGAGTCAGAGGCACGTTCTGGTGGCATACTCAGCGCGTCAGCCATCTGAGAATTGCTATCATAGACTCGGTAATGGATGGGCTGCAGCTGATGAGCATACCACTTTGGCTTGTCACCAATCAGGGCTGGATCGAACATATCTACCCaaggagggtggggtgggaagaaCAGCATTAGCAGCACGGGGAAAAAAGGCAAGCAGGAAAAGTCTAAAGCAAACAGGAACAGAAGGGGCAGCTCAAAGATGAGAAAGGGAAAAGGCAAAAGGAAGAGCAATCAGGACAAAGGCAGAAGGTGGGCCAAGCAGAGGGCAGGGGGACTCACTGTTGTGAATTCGCTGGAAGGCATAGTTGGTGGGATTAAGGATCCATTCTCCAAAGTACTCCACAGCCTGAGTCCTGGCCAATTTCTCAGCAAAAGCAGTCTGCCGGGGACGTGAGGCTAGAAAGGAGCCAGCTTGAAAAGCTACCACAGGTCGAGGGAAGAGACGCAGGGTACGTGTGTGCATCTGAAAGCCCTGTAGCACGTTGGGGGAGTTGAAGAAACGTACCATGGCCACTCTGGGGAAGAAGGGGGTGGTGAGATCATCTGAGTCCCAAACACTGCTGGGTAAGAAGGCCCAAGATCCAAAATCACCCCCCAAAGCCATCGGTTAACAGGATTCCAAAATCAAAGCAAGAGATACCTTCAAGAATTCTCCATCTCTCCACCCAAGGTTTAAAAGGCCTAAGAGTGTAATGAACTCTTTCCTCTTTGCTTTAAGAGAGATGGCAAATACAAGTCAAATATCATACCCactttataaataaagaaattctGGCTTAGGGAAGTAGTCTGCTCCAAGATcactgagagagaaagagaccaaCTTAAGAATGTGTGATTGCAGAGTCTGCTTGGTCTTACCTGGTAGCAACATCCACAGAATCTACATCATTGCCATAGATGAGTGGATTGAATTCAGTGGAAGGAGTGGACTGCAGGTCATTAGAAGGCCTTCCCAAGAGAAGTGGGATATCCTGGCCCTCATGAAATTTCTCTAGATTGAGGATGGGCTGGGTGTTGAGACTCATGCTGGCTAGGGCCTATGGAATAAGAAGAAATCCTCATACAAGGCAGATTTCTGGGAGACAAGCCAATAGCATCTCCTAGGAAAGAGGCTTCTTAAAGTTTCCATATCACACTCTCCGCTGAAAAATTTCTGCAACAAAGAACTGTGCTAATATGCAGATCAAGGCCAACCCTTCAAGCCTTAATCTTTGAAATAagaatccaagtttttagtttcTGAAAAATAATCTAATTGTGTAAATTTTCAGCTCAAGCCAACGTAGCTCAAAGCAACCTGACCAGATCTGAAGTCTAGGGCAATGGTTTTCAAACCTTAATCATGAAATCTTGTTATTCAATTGAAATCTCATGTGGTGATATAAACAGCTGAAACATGTAAAAGCAGAGCTTCTCCGAAGGGCACAAGGACATAGGCTGAAGGACATAGGAACCAGAGCCTCAGGGCATAGTGCTCCCAACCTAAACCAGCCcctaagaggcttcaaagtgcAGTCTGAAAGTTACTGGTCTAGACTAGCAGAGCCCAAACTTAATGAGCATAGGAATGACTTAAGGATGTTAAAATTCAGATTCTAATTCAATAAATCTGGGGtgattgtacattttttaaaatcaattttattgatacctattcataaaaattacaatccatccaaagtgtactaattctgcatttttaacaagcccAGGTGATGCCAATGCTGCTGGTCTATTCACCACACTTTAAGTAGCAAGGATCAGAATACAGGGTCAATGAGCCCAGGGATCTTAGCTCCTATAAACATGTGAAGTATAATCCCATATATCAGCCCTTTCATACTAAGGCAATCATCAAGCATGAAACACCAGCAAGGAAAGACAGAGAGATTTCTGAATTTGTAATTCTCACCAGATTCTGTGGTAAAAGATATCATATTATATCCGCAGCAATGAAACAAGTGATACAAAAGGACCCATTTAAATCCAAATAGGTATCACCTAGAGCAGGGGTTTTatcaaggggtccatgagcttgaatagaaattaaaaaaacaacaacattattcttgtgggatgtgttggtgcaggcatgatatatttattaaataacacacagtataatgtggacttagtaaggggtccatggttttcatctgactggcaaaagggtccatggaacaaaaaaggttaagaacccctgaccaagggaagcagacttggctaaCTGCtggaacatccgcctaccacgtgggaggtccagggttcaaacccagggtctcctgacccgtgtggtgagctggttcatGCGCAGTGcggatgcacacaaggagtgccctgccacagaggagtgtcccccgcgtaggggagccccacgcacaaggagtgtgccccgtaaggacagccaccccccGTGAAAGTGCACCCTAtgtgctgacgcagcaagatgacacaacaaaaggagacacagattcccagtgctgctgacagccATGCacgtggacacagaacacacagcaaatggacacggagagcagacaactggcgaggtggggaggggagagatataaataaaaataaataaataaatcttcaaaaaaaaaaaaaaagcctgaccAAGAGGTACTACTAAATACCTCAGACAACACACAGGGAGATTCCTGAAGATCTTTCAGAACAGAGCAAGGATTCCTAAAATTAAATACAGTGCTATCTACTGGTGGTCCTACATAACACATAGAGCAGGACAAGGAAGTGGAGCCTTGTCATGTTTTACCTTCAGGTACTGTACTCAGCAtgcagaagaggaagaaaaaaatccatcaatGTAAGTGGACTTAAGGGACAACTCAAAAAAAGGAACTTTTGAAGGAAGGATTCTATAGGGACCTAGGGATagattcaaaaagaaaatataaaaaagtcaGATTGCCCAAACTACTACCATCTTACAAGACTGAGAGCGCTCCAAGGCCAAAAAGAATGGCAGGTATGGCAAGAAATGGGAATTGATGAGTTGTTTTATATTGCATTGTAATATAATTAGAGGGTAGGAGGGTATTAAATGAATTAGAAGGAATCTAAAAGGCACTTTTTGAGATAATATTCACCCTGCCACCCAGAAATGGGATACAACTCTCCTTAGGCTTCCTACTGCCCACTCAAGGCATAAAATCTGCACCACCTGAAGTTTGAAAGGAAGCTGGCTCTTAGAATAACTGTCTTTCTACCGCAATCCTGTATCATCTAttgcttccctttattttcttcattctttactTGCCTGCTTTAAATGTTTTTTCAGCTCTAATGATTCTGGTTCTGGCAGGATAGGTAGCACTTCTGCATTGGTTGGGGCAATCACCTGCACAAGAGGAAAGATAATAGGCATGTTCTTAGAATTGCTCAGGAGTTTCTCTTACATAACGGTAAATAGAAGAGGAAGTCGTATATACAATATTATCAGGGTACATATGAATTCATGCACACTACATATACTCATATATCTGATATACATACATATCTGAACGGAAATATATCTAAGTGTTATTGGTGATTATCTCAGGATAATAGGATTAcagtttttgctttcttctttacatttatttgtatttgctaAAGTTACAATGAATATATGTAAGGGTATCCTTGAGTCTATTACACTGCAGAATGTCAATAtaagtttgttctttttccccAAGTCTCCATCAAAAGACAGCTTCTTAATGGAAACCAGGCCCCAGGAAAGCCATCAGGAGATGACCTACACCATATGCAATGGTCTGGCAGCCACACCTGCCCTACTGCTCTTGGAGCATGCAGGAGGGGCACTTAGTTCTGGCAAAACTGAATCTTAAAATTCTTTGAGTCCTAACCAAGAGCCTTTTTAGACAACTTACTAGCCAATGAAGTAAAagcagaattgaaaaaaaatggattCAATGAGTCTCATAATAGAAAATAACCCACAACTTAGGTGCCTCTCCTGAGAGCAGTATAGAAAAACAGAACATAATCCTATTCCAGATCCTACAAATGTCTCAGCCAGGAACCTCACCCTACTGCTGTCCAGATCCACTAGCCACACATCATCAGGCATTTTAAAGTCCAGTTTGTAGAGGAAAAAGCTGGCAGGGACCCCAATGATGTATGGGGTTGGAGCCAGCAGCAGCtgtggaaaagagagagaggataagaaacaaagaataaaactTAGCATGATCAATTCCACTTAATGAGTCAGGATTTTTCTATATATGGAAGTTGAGGTCTACAATCCCTTTTCCAAAACTCTTCAAGGTTACATTATGTAACACCTGCAGCAAGGTTGGGGCCCACAGCCTATAATCATTAACATCAATAAAGCATTGGTTTTGCCACCAAAACAGTACTGGTCAGGTTAGATTTTGCTGATAAGTGATTGAGCACTAGTACTGACTGATGACTTCCTTGGGCACTGACTAAGCCCTCTCCCTCAgggagatgagaaatcagcacttaatcttattgggtatctcttgtatgtgattcattgcttttctcttgctgctctcagatttctctttgtctctgacattttgattagtatgtgtcttggagtaggtctattaggatttatttggATTGAAGTATGTTGTACTACTTGGACATGGAAaattatgtccttcaatagggctggacAGAGTTGGGAAGAGTAGAGGTGACAAAGCCAGAAAAGACTCACCTGCTCTGCTGATGCCATGCAGGTGGGAAGCAGTGGGATTACAGGAAACATATACTCCAGGGGGTAAATCATTGCCACGAATGCCATCACAGACATGGAGAGTGCATTGTAGTCTCGGGACTGTAGCACCATCTGCCACAAGCCATACCATAAGGATCACTCAAGAGTAGAATATAAGAAGTAGGAGAAAACACCTTCCAACACTGTACTTTAGTTTCTGTTCCACCATCCCTCCAGCTCTAGGAGCTCGGCTTCCACAATTACCAGTGCCCAATGCCCCAGCTGGCTTGCCACCTCCCAACCCAAGCACCACTGTCATCCTCTTGGGAATCACTCCTTTACTGTCCTAGTTCTTGTacacatacgcacacacacacccccaactCAGGATCACTCACTGAAACAGAACTTTTGATATTTTCAGAGAATTAGGTCAATAAAGTTAGGGATAATTCAACTGAGTAGCAAGCCTGTGAACATATTCCCACACAATACCAGTACCATAATTCAACCCACACCCACTGAGTACCTGCTGTATATCAGGCATCATGTTACCTCCTAGAGACGAAGCAATAAAAAATATGCAGAGATGCAAACTCTGTCTTGAAAGAACACATGGTCTAGCCTCTGCCATTCTTCAAAGCCCTTCCCCTAGAAAGCTGGCCCTCTCACCTTGTGCTCTAACAGGATGCAGGTTAGCACCTGAAGACAGGCGTCTACACCCAGAAGTTCCAAGGGAAGGTGTAATGGAAAATCCACTAGGGTGAATCGAGAGGGGTCTGGGAGAGCAAAGGTCAGAGCTGGCTGAAGCTCCTGGGGTAGGACCTCAATGTCCACTCGCTTCTGCCCAGAGATGGGTACTGGGGAGCGCAGTAGTCGATAGATCCAGGCCTcaatttctcgaaggtcatgcAGAAGGGCACTTGACTTCTCTTCCACAAGCAACGATCCAGTAAAAATGCGCCACATGGTGTCCCTGGAGAACAAACAGCAGGAAGAAGACACGTAAGCATCAGAGGCTGATACCCCACAGCAACCCAATATAATTAGAGGGAGTATTATGATGACAATTGGAAAAGGAGCATCAACAGGAAAGCCCACTCTTTTGGCTCAGACACTACCAGAGGTTATATATGAAGGAGTGAAAAAGTATGCAAAGAATGTATATgtgataaaatatttaggaataaatttaactaaggatgtaaaggacttgtacacagaaaactataaaacattactgaaagaaattaaaaaagatctaataaatgaaaggatatcccatgttcatggattggaaaattagATATTGTTAAAATGTTGTGATGGATTGAACTGCGCatcccagtttggacatgttcttggtcttggtagCATTCTGGTGGCTGTGGACTcactgtaaataagatctcttgggaagtggatgtggcttaagcagttgggtgcctgcctcctgcatgggaggtcccggattcagttcccagtaccgcctaaagaagataagacagcaaactgatgcgACAGctagctgatgcaaaaagatgatgcaacaagatgacacaacaagatgatgcaacgaagagacacaataaggaaaacaataagagacacaacaaccaGGAgcaggtggctcaagccattgggtgcctcccttccccatgggaagtccctggttcagtttctggtgcctcctaaaaagaagataagcacacaacaaacagacacagagagcagacagcaagagcaaaacaaaaaggggcaggggagaaaaacaaattaattaaataaattaaaaataaataaataaaataagatagcttcaagatgttacttcagttaagatgtggcccagctTAATCAGGTTGGGCTTAAACCggattgctggagtcctttataagcagtgGGAAAGTCAGACGGAGAAGGAAGCATGGGGAgtaaccagaagctggaagtcaatggaacccagaagagaaaggagaagatgccacggtatacattgccatgtgaaggaaaagtcaaggaacgagtattgccagcagccagcccctgcatgccacagtcttcaggcaGAATGATTGccttgccaataccttgattttggacttcacctagcctcaaaaccataagccaataaatccctattgCTAAGCCACCATATTataaggtatttgttttagcagttggaaaactaaaacagatgtcaattctacccaaagcaatttacagattcaatgctatACCATTCagaattccaatagccttctttgcaaaaatggaaaagccaatcagcaaattcatatggaagggtaaggggtcttaAATacccaaaatcatcttgaaaaagaacaaagccaGGGGATtcacactttccaatttcaaaacttattacaagctacagtaatcaaaacagtttggtactggcacaaggaaagacatacaaaccaatggaaatgaattaagagttcataaataaaccttcacattgatggtcaattgattttttacaagagtgttaagtccactcaatggggaaagaacagtttcttcaacaaatggtactgggaaaactggatatccaaaagcaaaataatgaaagtgtacccctacctcataccatatacaaaaattaactcaaaatggatcaaagacctaatataagaACTGAAACCATACTTGAAAAAAACACAGGAGCCATCTTCAGGATCTTATACTTGGCAACAGACTCTTAGACTTTACaccgaaagaaaaaatagataaattggatttcattaaatttaaaaaacttttgtgcatcagagGACATTATcataaagtaaaaagacaacctacagaatgtgagaaaatatttggaaactatatatctggTAAGGATTTAACATCAAGTGTTTATAAAGAaatactagggaagcagattggctcaactgataagagtgtctgcctaccatataggaggttcaggatttgaacccagggcctcctgacccatgtagtgagctggcccacactcagtgctgccatgcgcaag
Coding sequences:
- the MADD gene encoding MAP kinase-activating death domain protein isoform X49, which encodes MVQKKKFCPRLLDYLVIVGARHPSSDSVAQTPELLRRYPLEDHTEFPLPPDVVFFCQPEGCLSVRQRRTSLRDDTSFVFTLTDKDTGVTRYGICVNFYRSFQKRMPKEKGEGGAGSRGKEGARVTCASDEVGTESSESGSSLQPPSADSTPDVNQSPRGRRRAKGGTRSRNSTLTSLCVLSHYPFFSTFRECLYTLKRLVDCCSERLLGKKLGIPRGVQRDTMWRIFTGSLLVEEKSSALLHDLREIEAWIYRLLRSPVPISGQKRVDIEVLPQELQPALTFALPDPSRFTLVDFPLHLPLELLGVDACLQVLTCILLEHKMVLQSRDYNALSMSVMAFVAMIYPLEYMFPVIPLLPTCMASAEQLLLAPTPYIIGVPASFFLYKLDFKMPDDVWLVDLDSSRVIAPTNAEVLPILPEPESLELKKHLKQALASMSLNTQPILNLEKFHEGQDIPLLLGRPSNDLQSTPSTEFNPLIYGNDVDSVDVATRVAMVRFFNSPNVLQGFQMHTRTLRLFPRPVVAFQAGSFLASRPRQTAFAEKLARTQAVEYFGEWILNPTNYAFQRIHNNMFDPALIGDKPKWYAHQLQPIHYRVYDSNSQMADALSMPPERASDSDPTDDSGSDSMDYDDSSSSYSSLGDFVSEMMKCDINGDTPNMDPLTHAALGDASEVEIDELQNQKEAEEPGPDGENTQENPPLRSSSSTTASSSPSTVIHGANSEPADSAEMDDKTAVGVSKPLPTVPPSIGKSNVDKHQTEIGEGAQKLLRPNSLKLASDSDAESDSRASSPTSTVSNNSTEGFGGIMSFASSLYRNHSTSFSLSNLTLPTKGAREKTTPFPSLKGNRRALVDQKSSVIKHSPTVKREPPSPQGRSSNSSENQQFLKEVVHSVLDGQGVGWLNMKKVRRLLESEQLRVFVLSKLNRTVQSEEDSRQDIIPDVEISRKVYKGMLDLLKCTVLSLEQSYAHAGLGGMASIFGLLEIAQTHYYSKEPDKRKRSPTESVSTPVGKDPGLTARGDPKTMAQLRVPQLGPWAPSTAGKGPKELDTRSLKEENFVASIGPEVIKPVFDLGETEEKKSQISADSGVSLTSGSQRTDADSVTGVSPAVMIRSSSQDSEVSTVVSNSSGETLGADSDLSSNAGDGPGGEGGAHLASSRGTLSDSEIETNAATSAIFGKAHGLKPGVKEKLVGSPVRSSEDVSQRVYLYEGLLGKERSTLWDQMQFWEDAFLDAVMLEREGMGMDQGPQEMIDRYLSLGEHDRKRLEDDEDRLLATLLHNLISYMLLMKVNKNDIRKKVRRLMGKSHIGLVYSQQINEVLDHLANLNGRDLSIRSSGSRHMKKQTFVVHAGTDTNGDIFFMEVCDDCVVLRSNIGTVYERWWYEKLINMTYCPKTKVLCLWRRNGSETQLNKFYTKKCRELYYCVKDSMERAAARQQSIKPGPELGGEFPVQDMKTGEGGLLQVTLEGINLKFMHNQFLKLKKW